From Kiloniellales bacterium, a single genomic window includes:
- a CDS encoding Na/Pi cotransporter family protein has protein sequence MPSLRREISRPILLHLVRSGLVAGLLLVAITAFAADAIVATESPDWLQLSLGLFGGLALFLSGLQMLSEGMTKAAGDTMRVVLAKLTTNRFAGAVTGAFVTGVLNSSTVTTLLVVGFISGGLMTLTQSVGVIMGANIGSTVTAQLLAFDLSAYSLGPVALGFFMVFSAKRDKVKYYGMMVMGIGLVFYGMGLMGDAMTPLRSFAPFLEILEGLERPVAGIVAGAVFTAIVQSSAATVGIAIAMASEGLLALPAGIALALGANIGTAVTTGLMGLLSSKSTEAVRASVVHVLFNVIGVLIWLPLIWLLVEIAVWASPSSPELTGSARAASEVPRQIANANTLFNVINTALFIGFAGLFARAAEWLVRERAPKEGVIIEPEFLNEAALSVPAVALQQVRLEFGRLGEIALGMMRDVVPALQDRDMKRLENIARRDDEIDVLEEEILKYLGRVQKGTLTDEESLEYRGLITATDNLESLADVIETDVVDLARKAARVMSAQSDETRAMLTALHAAALESLEHAVRAVRDKDQRAAESVLLMKDSIRDQAERLLDRKAARLDSEDTDYLELVRLEMAFVDQMRRIYTLAKRIAKDVLPPVLARSE, from the coding sequence ATGCCATCCCTAAGACGAGAGATATCCCGGCCCATCCTCCTCCATCTGGTGCGCAGCGGTCTCGTTGCGGGCCTGCTGTTGGTCGCCATCACTGCCTTCGCCGCGGACGCCATCGTCGCAACAGAATCGCCGGATTGGCTGCAATTGAGCCTCGGCCTGTTCGGCGGATTGGCCCTGTTCCTGTCCGGTCTGCAGATGCTGTCGGAGGGAATGACCAAGGCCGCCGGCGACACCATGAGAGTGGTGCTGGCGAAGCTCACCACCAACCGTTTCGCGGGGGCCGTAACCGGGGCTTTCGTCACCGGTGTTCTCAACTCGTCGACCGTGACCACCTTGCTGGTGGTCGGCTTCATCAGCGGCGGCCTGATGACCCTCACCCAATCCGTCGGTGTGATCATGGGCGCCAATATCGGCAGCACCGTCACGGCCCAGCTGCTGGCCTTCGATCTGTCCGCCTACTCGCTGGGTCCGGTCGCCCTGGGCTTCTTCATGGTGTTCAGCGCCAAGCGCGACAAGGTGAAGTACTACGGCATGATGGTCATGGGCATCGGCCTGGTGTTCTACGGCATGGGCCTGATGGGCGACGCGATGACGCCGCTGCGCAGCTTTGCGCCCTTCTTGGAGATCCTGGAAGGCCTGGAGCGGCCGGTCGCCGGCATCGTCGCCGGAGCCGTGTTCACCGCCATTGTGCAGTCCTCCGCCGCCACGGTCGGCATCGCCATCGCCATGGCGAGCGAGGGGCTGTTAGCCTTGCCAGCGGGCATCGCCCTGGCGCTCGGCGCCAATATCGGCACGGCGGTGACCACCGGTCTTATGGGATTGCTCAGCAGCAAATCGACCGAAGCGGTGCGGGCGTCGGTCGTTCATGTTCTCTTCAACGTCATCGGCGTGCTCATATGGCTGCCCTTGATCTGGCTGCTGGTGGAGATCGCCGTTTGGGCATCGCCGTCGAGCCCCGAGCTGACCGGTTCGGCGCGGGCGGCGTCCGAGGTGCCGCGCCAGATCGCCAACGCCAACACGCTCTTCAATGTCATCAATACGGCGCTGTTCATCGGCTTCGCGGGCCTGTTCGCCCGCGCCGCCGAGTGGCTGGTTCGCGAGCGCGCACCCAAGGAGGGCGTCATCATCGAGCCCGAGTTCTTGAATGAGGCGGCGCTTTCGGTCCCCGCCGTGGCGCTCCAGCAGGTGCGGCTGGAATTCGGCCGTCTTGGCGAGATCGCACTCGGGATGATGCGTGACGTCGTCCCGGCTCTTCAGGATCGTGACATGAAACGGCTCGAAAACATCGCCCGTCGCGACGACGAGATCGATGTCCTCGAAGAGGAGATCCTGAAGTACCTCGGCAGGGTTCAGAAAGGCACCCTCACGGACGAGGAAAGCCTCGAGTACCGGGGACTGATAACGGCGACCGACAATCTGGAGAGCCTGGCGGACGTGATCGAGACCGACGTCGTCGATCTGGCCCGAAAGGCCGCCCGCGTTATGTCCGCGCAGAGTGACGAAACACGTGCGATGTTGACGGCGCTGCACGCAGCCGCGCTCGAATCCCTGGAGCATGCGGTCCGGGCGGTCCGGGACAAGGACCAACGGGCGGCCGAATCGGTGCTCCTGATGAAGGACAGTATTCGAGATCAGGCCGAGCGCCTGTTGGATCGAAAGGCCGCGCGACTGGATTCGGAAGACACCGATTACCTCGAGCTCGTACGGCTGGAGATGGCTTTCGTAGACCAGATGCGCCGCATCTACACCCTGGCCAAGCGGATAGCGAAGGACGTGTTGCCGCCTGTGCTTGCAAGAAGCGAATAA
- a CDS encoding multiheme c-type cytochrome, with protein MTRLHALLAAGVLLWLPWFTAAELLAEAAPPRFVTSEACVTCHQDAAAQWRASHHALAWQTPDDETVLGDFDDALFQHGGAATRFTRDAGSFVVETDDGDGRARRFEVVGTAGIAPLQQVLVETEPGRLQAFDVAWDDVGKRWYHLYPELALSHEDGLHWSGPYKNWNGRCAECHATGYEKRYAPETRTYASTQAEIGVGCEACHGPGAAHVAWARAPAAFAPAAWQGVDGRGMTTSFDDAEAEIQLCAGCHARREPLGSSSPPPGTPFHDAYRLALLRDGLYHADGQIRDEVYVYGSFLQSRMYAGGVRCSDCHEPHAATLRAAGNEVCTRCHGPAGNPDFPSLKPRTYDVSEHHFHEPGTPGAQCTSCHMIERVYMGIDGRRDHSFRIPRPDLSAALGTPNACTDCHGDQTAAWAAAEVAARFPDSARRGSHFATAFAAAQQPGMQLKTIAALIEIAAEDSQSGIVRASALETLAPHASPEIAQRTEALLADDDPLVRAAALPLQMAAPPALRLKRIAPLWLDPMRSVRIEAARYALDLADAPLPPSAALALQGAMREYQDSLLAKADFPEGQMVMAGTALTARRFEQAERAFAEAARMDPQMVDAWFMVARLRAAQGDAAGAEQTLKRGLKFNPGNAVLSRLFGEIRASTGSPQGEP; from the coding sequence TTGACAAGGCTCCACGCACTGCTCGCGGCCGGCGTTCTGTTGTGGTTGCCGTGGTTTACGGCGGCGGAACTGCTGGCAGAGGCTGCACCGCCGCGCTTTGTCACCTCTGAAGCCTGCGTCACGTGCCACCAGGACGCCGCAGCCCAGTGGCGCGCCTCGCATCACGCCTTGGCTTGGCAGACGCCGGACGACGAGACGGTCCTGGGCGATTTCGACGACGCGCTCTTTCAACACGGAGGCGCGGCAACCCGCTTCACCCGTGACGCGGGTTCCTTCGTGGTGGAAACCGACGACGGGGACGGCCGCGCGCGGCGCTTCGAGGTCGTGGGGACCGCCGGAATCGCGCCCCTGCAACAGGTGCTGGTCGAGACGGAGCCCGGCCGCCTGCAGGCCTTCGACGTCGCCTGGGACGATGTCGGCAAGCGTTGGTACCACCTCTATCCGGAGCTCGCGCTGAGCCACGAGGACGGCCTGCACTGGAGCGGCCCCTACAAGAACTGGAACGGGCGCTGCGCCGAATGCCATGCCACCGGCTACGAGAAGCGCTACGCGCCAGAAACTCGCACTTATGCCAGCACTCAGGCGGAGATCGGGGTCGGCTGCGAGGCCTGCCACGGACCGGGCGCGGCCCACGTGGCCTGGGCCCGCGCGCCCGCGGCCTTCGCGCCGGCGGCATGGCAGGGCGTAGACGGGCGCGGTATGACCACGTCCTTCGATGACGCGGAAGCGGAGATCCAGCTCTGCGCCGGGTGTCATGCCCGGCGCGAGCCCCTGGGGTCGTCCAGCCCGCCGCCAGGCACGCCGTTCCACGACGCCTACCGCCTGGCGCTGCTGCGCGACGGCCTCTACCACGCCGACGGCCAGATCCGCGACGAGGTCTACGTCTACGGCTCGTTCCTGCAGTCCCGGATGTACGCCGGCGGCGTGCGCTGTTCCGATTGCCACGAGCCCCATGCTGCCACGCTCCGCGCCGCGGGCAACGAAGTCTGCACGCGCTGCCACGGCCCGGCCGGCAATCCGGACTTCCCCTCGCTGAAGCCTAGGACCTACGATGTTTCAGAGCATCACTTTCACGAGCCGGGCACCCCGGGCGCGCAGTGCACGAGCTGCCACATGATCGAGCGGGTCTACATGGGGATCGACGGCCGGCGCGATCACAGTTTCCGCATCCCGCGCCCGGATCTCTCCGCGGCCCTGGGGACGCCCAACGCCTGCACCGACTGCCATGGCGATCAGACGGCCGCCTGGGCCGCCGCCGAGGTGGCCGCGCGGTTTCCCGATAGCGCGCGCAGGGGTTCACACTTCGCCACCGCCTTTGCGGCGGCCCAGCAGCCGGGCATGCAACTCAAGACGATCGCCGCGCTGATCGAGATCGCCGCGGAGGACAGCCAGTCCGGCATCGTCCGAGCGAGCGCGCTCGAGACCCTCGCCCCCCATGCCTCGCCGGAGATCGCGCAACGGACCGAGGCCCTGCTGGCGGACGACGACCCCCTGGTCCGGGCCGCGGCGCTGCCGCTGCAGATGGCGGCGCCGCCGGCGCTCCGCCTGAAGCGGATCGCGCCGCTGTGGCTGGACCCGATGAGGTCGGTGCGTATCGAGGCCGCGCGCTACGCGCTGGACCTGGCAGACGCCCCCTTGCCGCCGTCGGCTGCCCTGGCGCTGCAGGGCGCGATGCGTGAGTACCAGGACTCCCTCCTGGCCAAGGCGGACTTCCCCGAGGGGCAGATGGTCATGGCCGGCACCGCCTTGACAGCCCGCCGCTTCGAGCAGGCCGAGCGGGCCTTCGCCGAGGCCGCGCGGATGGACCCCCAGATGGTCGATGCCTGGTTCATGGTCGCCCGCCTGCGCGCCGCCCAGGGCGACGCCGCGGGAGCGGAGCAGACACTTAAGCGCGGACTGAAGTTCAATCCCGGTAACGCGGTGCTGTCGCGACTCTTCGGCGAGATCCGTGCCTCCACGGGCAGCCCGCAAGGCGAACCCTGA
- a CDS encoding AraC family transcriptional regulator, which produces MFETEDPGEFQAFVEQAAPGARISAHEGATFYAGAEVRRLPRSAILKIDTANMRASIDRPAGYLGFTVPLNARCEVATGGGLQAFGTGEAHILHADGSFKFQQRRRGSLFGINFFPELLESFVAKLNGECEGPEVRFPDRLSFHTPAGRSLWRYLGFLWSEVSRGSGAMRSPLAAKEYEAMLLALLVVAIDEQSNDAFLRIDDGPSPAKIRHAEDFIAANLGAPLSLSDIANATGIPVRSLTRAFHKRHGIGPITYLRQLRLEQIHRELIGADPMGCTVTEIALKYGFENLGRFAQQYRAAFKELPSTTLKAH; this is translated from the coding sequence ATGTTCGAGACAGAAGACCCGGGCGAGTTCCAGGCCTTCGTGGAACAGGCCGCGCCGGGTGCGCGCATCTCGGCACACGAAGGAGCGACGTTCTACGCGGGTGCGGAAGTTCGACGGCTGCCGCGATCGGCTATCCTCAAAATCGACACGGCGAACATGCGGGCGAGCATCGATCGTCCCGCCGGTTATCTTGGCTTCACGGTACCATTGAACGCACGCTGTGAGGTGGCAACCGGCGGAGGCTTGCAAGCCTTTGGGACCGGCGAAGCCCATATCCTCCACGCCGATGGGAGCTTCAAGTTCCAGCAACGTCGCCGTGGAAGCCTGTTCGGCATCAATTTCTTTCCGGAACTCCTGGAGAGTTTCGTGGCCAAGCTCAATGGGGAATGCGAGGGGCCAGAAGTTCGATTCCCCGATCGCCTCTCGTTTCATACCCCGGCGGGTCGGAGCTTGTGGCGCTATCTCGGCTTCCTCTGGAGCGAGGTGTCGCGCGGCTCCGGGGCAATGCGGTCACCGCTTGCAGCAAAGGAATACGAGGCGATGCTCCTGGCACTATTGGTGGTTGCCATAGACGAGCAGTCGAACGATGCGTTTCTGAGAATCGATGATGGGCCCTCCCCCGCCAAGATCCGGCATGCCGAAGACTTCATCGCAGCCAATCTCGGCGCCCCCCTCTCACTTTCCGATATCGCAAATGCTACCGGTATCCCGGTGCGGTCACTCACCCGCGCCTTCCACAAGCGTCATGGTATCGGTCCCATCACCTATCTTCGCCAGCTTCGCCTTGAACAGATTCATAGGGAACTTATCGGTGCCGATCCCATGGGTTGTACCGTGACTGAAATCGCGTTGAAGTATGGCTTCGAAAACCTCGGGAGGTTCGCGCAGCAGTACAGAGCCGCCTTCAAAGAGCTGCCTTCGACGACACTGAAAGCACACTGA
- a CDS encoding sulfatase-like hydrolase/transferase has product MRESRSSTIAAFALGLVAVTAALCGALDRSSAWAQAIQHDSEHYVLLHQYADQWAAEDKEIDKRLAEIRGRNGGKPPNIVYILIDDMAFGEYGMPVLDKVRGGRTPNIGEIAKEGLTFTRMYSEPICTPTRAAFMTGRLALRSGMHITKVTPPEGVGLPGDEVTIAELLSNAGYQTRHIGKWHLGDIKASYPINQGFDYASFPMHNQVAFSFLTHDAELEGLTVAFTEKAIDPDYGLDKTFRLYNYVLSVEGKRGGKLREWGIKPGEELTGDYYRKVNERYQKQALQALRDMAQGEQPFYLNYWPQIPIAVLRERDEFLTPNGGRMVDSMHILDGYIGEIMAEIKKLGIAKNTLVVVMGDNGSFKQVMPEGGYTDWLFRGVKGQTLEGGVRVGAFAWWPGVIEDGSIVGDMIHVTDLYTTFARLARATDGIPRDRIIDGVDQLPLLLKGDTHGRRDYVHLYEMDQLTATVKQQMKIHWPPPSVNPALAQVFNLYWDPREEHPLKSAGVWTGTPFVRMRVQHLRMKDKWPDRPADRGMPYEDVENLRPETKEMVETWLKIYGDAKDVVLGVESAGN; this is encoded by the coding sequence GTGCGAGAATCTCGTTCTTCAACGATTGCTGCCTTTGCTCTCGGTCTTGTCGCAGTGACAGCTGCGCTATGCGGAGCCCTCGATCGTTCGAGCGCTTGGGCGCAGGCGATCCAGCACGACTCGGAGCATTACGTCCTCCTGCACCAGTACGCCGACCAGTGGGCCGCGGAGGACAAGGAGATCGACAAGAGGCTCGCGGAGATTCGCGGGCGGAACGGCGGCAAGCCCCCGAACATCGTCTACATCCTGATCGACGACATGGCCTTCGGCGAGTACGGCATGCCGGTCCTCGATAAGGTCCGCGGCGGCCGCACGCCGAACATAGGCGAGATCGCCAAGGAGGGCCTCACCTTTACCCGCATGTACTCTGAGCCGATCTGCACGCCGACCCGTGCGGCTTTCATGACCGGCCGTTTGGCACTTCGTAGCGGAATGCACATCACCAAGGTCACGCCGCCGGAAGGCGTGGGCCTGCCGGGTGACGAGGTCACCATCGCCGAGCTGTTGAGCAACGCCGGATACCAGACCAGGCACATTGGTAAGTGGCACCTGGGGGACATCAAGGCGAGCTACCCAATCAACCAAGGCTTCGATTACGCCTCCTTCCCCATGCACAACCAAGTTGCATTCAGTTTCCTGACCCATGATGCCGAACTCGAAGGACTCACCGTGGCGTTCACGGAGAAGGCCATCGACCCGGACTACGGCCTCGATAAGACTTTCCGGCTCTACAACTATGTTCTCAGCGTCGAGGGCAAGAGGGGCGGAAAGCTGCGTGAGTGGGGTATCAAGCCTGGCGAGGAACTGACCGGCGACTACTACCGCAAAGTCAACGAGCGTTATCAGAAACAAGCGCTGCAGGCGCTGCGCGACATGGCCCAGGGGGAGCAGCCCTTCTATCTGAACTACTGGCCGCAGATCCCAATCGCCGTCCTACGTGAGCGGGATGAGTTCCTGACGCCCAACGGTGGCCGCATGGTTGATTCCATGCACATCCTCGATGGCTACATCGGCGAAATCATGGCCGAGATCAAGAAGTTGGGCATTGCCAAAAATACGCTGGTCGTCGTCATGGGCGACAACGGGTCGTTCAAGCAGGTGATGCCGGAAGGCGGATACACCGACTGGCTCTTCCGGGGTGTCAAAGGCCAGACACTCGAAGGGGGCGTTCGGGTCGGCGCCTTTGCCTGGTGGCCGGGAGTGATCGAGGATGGCTCGATCGTCGGCGACATGATCCACGTGACGGATCTCTATACCACTTTCGCCCGCCTCGCTCGTGCAACCGATGGTATTCCGCGTGACCGGATCATCGACGGCGTCGATCAGCTTCCTCTGCTCTTGAAGGGCGATACCCATGGGCGACGCGACTATGTCCATCTTTACGAGATGGATCAGCTCACGGCGACCGTCAAACAACAGATGAAAATCCATTGGCCTCCGCCAAGCGTCAATCCGGCTTTGGCCCAGGTGTTCAACCTCTACTGGGACCCACGCGAAGAGCATCCGCTGAAATCAGCAGGCGTTTGGACCGGAACTCCTTTCGTCCGCATGCGCGTGCAGCATTTGAGGATGAAAGACAAATGGCCCGACCGACCGGCTGACAGGGGAATGCCATACGAAGACGTGGAGAACTTGCGGCCCGAAACGAAGGAAATGGTCGAGACGTGGCTCAAGATTTACGGCGACGCAAAAGATGTCGTTCTCGGGGTCGAATCCGCCGGGAACTAG
- a CDS encoding sulfatase-like hydrolase/transferase produces the protein MTERSRGLRSILAAIAPALVVVAWASTASTTAEAFEADGPHLQFKSNNAEAWDRQDQEIDAKLAALEQRAGKKPNIVYILTDDIGWGELGWQGGGKHRGTPTPALDKMASEGMRFWSAYAEPSCTPTRIAIMTGRHPVRTGLLSVLWPGMEDGLSPDEVTIAELLSDAGYSTAMWGKWHLGDLPEHAPENQGFDYAYYGLFNGAPDWWQASFEDESGAYPFADFPGYEEYFARTGIDLSVAGYVGEKGKGRKPIAGVAGILGPERQEAFENESVSQINAWIKDRAKSDKPFFVYWASYALQISASKEFLKAPGVDRANRQASFMVLHNKHVQSLLDTLKQEGIAENTLVVWISDNGPMYAFWPTAGYSLLRGSKGDVLEGGVRVPAMAWWPGMIEPGQDPIDMMHVTDLFTTAARLGGVLDKIPSDRITDGVDQTSLFLNGEGHSRRNFISYYSGGVLGALRYQDFKVHIKAAQGGLPGMDFYNIKRDPGEKFGALYGGLFAVAPIQMTLRQHMGRIAKFPHRPPEVAKDSRLTPHD, from the coding sequence ATGACGGAGCGATCGAGAGGTCTTCGTTCGATATTGGCCGCCATCGCACCGGCGCTGGTGGTCGTGGCCTGGGCCAGCACCGCTTCAACCACGGCTGAAGCCTTCGAGGCCGATGGCCCGCATTTGCAGTTCAAGTCGAACAACGCGGAGGCCTGGGACCGGCAAGATCAGGAGATCGATGCCAAGCTCGCCGCGTTGGAGCAACGCGCGGGCAAGAAGCCCAACATCGTCTACATCCTGACCGACGACATCGGCTGGGGCGAGCTCGGCTGGCAAGGTGGCGGCAAGCATCGCGGCACGCCGACGCCGGCGCTCGACAAGATGGCCTCCGAGGGGATGCGCTTCTGGTCGGCCTATGCCGAGCCATCCTGCACGCCGACCCGCATCGCCATCATGACCGGCCGGCACCCCGTTAGGACCGGCTTGCTGTCGGTGCTCTGGCCGGGGATGGAAGACGGCCTTTCGCCCGACGAGGTGACGATCGCCGAACTTCTCTCCGATGCCGGATACAGCACGGCCATGTGGGGCAAGTGGCATCTCGGCGATCTGCCCGAGCACGCACCGGAGAACCAGGGCTTCGACTACGCCTACTACGGCCTCTTCAACGGTGCGCCCGACTGGTGGCAAGCTTCATTCGAGGACGAGAGCGGGGCTTACCCCTTCGCCGATTTCCCCGGCTACGAGGAGTATTTCGCGCGCACCGGCATTGACCTCTCGGTCGCGGGCTATGTCGGCGAGAAGGGCAAGGGCCGCAAGCCCATCGCGGGCGTTGCGGGTATCCTGGGCCCCGAGCGCCAAGAGGCCTTCGAGAACGAGTCGGTCAGCCAAATCAACGCCTGGATCAAGGATCGGGCGAAGTCCGACAAGCCCTTCTTCGTTTATTGGGCCTCCTACGCATTGCAGATCTCGGCGTCCAAGGAGTTCCTGAAGGCGCCAGGCGTCGATCGGGCCAACCGCCAAGCCTCCTTCATGGTTCTGCACAACAAGCATGTTCAGTCCTTGCTCGATACCCTGAAACAAGAGGGGATCGCCGAGAATACGCTGGTGGTCTGGATCAGCGACAATGGACCGATGTACGCCTTTTGGCCGACAGCGGGCTATTCGCTACTCAGAGGGTCCAAGGGTGATGTCCTGGAGGGCGGCGTGCGTGTGCCGGCTATGGCTTGGTGGCCGGGGATGATCGAACCCGGACAGGATCCGATAGACATGATGCACGTGACCGACCTCTTCACCACGGCGGCTAGGCTGGGCGGCGTGCTGGACAAGATACCGAGCGACCGGATTACCGACGGTGTCGACCAGACCTCGCTCTTTCTGAACGGCGAGGGGCACTCCCGGCGCAACTTCATCTCGTATTACAGCGGCGGGGTCCTCGGCGCGCTGCGCTATCAGGACTTCAAGGTTCACATCAAGGCGGCGCAGGGCGGCCTACCGGGCATGGATTTCTACAATATCAAGCGGGATCCGGGCGAGAAATTCGGGGCGCTCTACGGCGGCCTCTTCGCCGTGGCACCGATCCAGATGACGCTCAGGCAACACATGGGACGGATCGCCAAGTTCCCGCACCGGCCGCCCGAGGTCGCCAAGGACTCCCGGCTGACACCGCACGACTGA
- a CDS encoding efflux RND transporter periplasmic adaptor subunit, translated as MRRLLVLIPPLLAMTLSGCEEQREAAEVIRPVRAMKVQDVEAFVKRYFPGRAAATQEINASFRVSGQLIERPIDVGMEVAKGDLIAQLDTSTFEAEVDRRKAEVSQALAVRERTQLELDRQSELLAKGWVTKARVDTVRATALAARASVNAAQAALKRAELDLSYTTLLAPFDGVVTERFVENFQEVLAKQPIARIVDASQIEFWVSIPESLISLAPYARDITVEFDAFPGRPLPAQIKEIKSEASETTRSFDVNLIMDQPEDFKVLPGMAGRSIANRFELPPEDRLEGHEVPLSAIHNPGGEKDYLWVVDEAEMRVVAREVQKTETTNRGVRVQGVQPGEWIVIAGVEYLREGQKVRFFP; from the coding sequence ATGAGACGGCTTTTGGTCCTGATTCCGCCACTGCTGGCGATGACGCTCAGTGGATGCGAGGAGCAGCGAGAGGCGGCAGAGGTGATCCGGCCCGTCCGCGCCATGAAGGTGCAGGACGTCGAAGCTTTCGTGAAGCGCTACTTCCCGGGGCGCGCGGCGGCGACGCAGGAGATCAATGCCTCGTTCCGAGTCTCGGGTCAGCTGATCGAGCGGCCCATCGACGTCGGGATGGAGGTCGCAAAGGGCGATCTCATCGCCCAGCTCGACACCTCGACCTTCGAGGCCGAGGTCGATCGACGGAAGGCGGAGGTGTCCCAGGCCTTGGCGGTGCGCGAGCGCACCCAGTTGGAGCTGGACCGCCAGTCAGAGCTCTTGGCCAAGGGCTGGGTCACCAAGGCCCGCGTGGACACCGTGCGGGCAACGGCCCTGGCCGCTCGGGCTTCCGTGAACGCGGCGCAGGCGGCCCTTAAGCGCGCCGAACTCGATCTGTCCTACACGACCTTGCTTGCGCCCTTCGACGGCGTGGTCACCGAGAGATTCGTCGAGAACTTCCAGGAAGTGCTGGCCAAGCAGCCTATCGCGCGGATCGTCGACGCATCCCAGATCGAGTTCTGGGTCTCGATCCCCGAATCGCTGATCTCCTTGGCACCCTATGCCCGGGACATCACGGTCGAGTTCGACGCATTTCCCGGCCGGCCCCTGCCGGCCCAGATCAAGGAGATCAAGAGCGAGGCCTCGGAGACGACGCGATCCTTCGATGTCAACCTGATCATGGACCAGCCTGAGGACTTCAAGGTGCTGCCCGGCATGGCCGGGCGGTCGATCGCGAACCGTTTCGAGCTGCCGCCGGAAGATCGGCTCGAGGGCCACGAAGTGCCTCTCTCGGCGATCCACAATCCGGGTGGGGAGAAGGACTACCTCTGGGTGGTCGACGAGGCCGAGATGAGGGTGGTTGCACGTGAGGTTCAGAAGACCGAGACCACCAATCGCGGCGTGCGCGTCCAGGGGGTGCAGCCCGGCGAATGGATCGTGATCGCCGGTGTCGAGTACCTGAGAGAGGGACAGAAGGTGCGCTTCTTCCCATGA